A single genomic interval of Daucus carota subsp. sativus chromosome 1, DH1 v3.0, whole genome shotgun sequence harbors:
- the LOC108199740 gene encoding protein KAKU4 isoform X8 — MDDTTPYSRAQTAAAGARSGGKIVKSRRLAAARTPYDRPPPPPPQNSTSNWLTGGVLPKTSRIIAKGAMKLFTFMTDTNSISDEDESEEDDDVGSCDDDAPFEDGAFTETINEEEPQISGKSPKWVIEKLILQETFSREESDKLIEIIKSRVVDFSTIVEGQGAGLMVTPVRRYDTPERCSKAVMEAKSWLEEKKAGSSSKSDMGHELSAFGSVPLQHIANIDKGSPVDMAKSYMQARPPWASPLRHSGSRTTSPMAIDLFKDEKLSSADGSSVPSAQKRGSLSAGSWTIQEEIRKVRSKATEEMLRSVPSTRLDLSTFTSEHKNIQSSGVPDDGSDKMHLSESLPETEPVGASVNLVAGCSTTHDPKGSALEMKQNSLHTEYLPANPDASISEPNEDLNVKEGTTTYSHQSISLEHMVKQHDANDINSKSASISTNNNITNSGPPNANGSASPKSSLSAGADIEQLPKELDSKPMTSISAEEVCGFLSEASLEIPVVNDTVDGSQDLQVSTHQEETKNGTPGKGERKSGRIQRKGRGRGK, encoded by the exons ATGGACGACACAACGCCTTATTCTAGGGCACAAACCGCCGCCGCCGGCGCTAGATCCGGCGGCAAGATCGTAAAATCCCGCCGTCTCGCCGCCGCCAGAACACCCTACGACCGCCCTCCGCCACCGCCGCCGCAGAATTCGACGAGTAATTGGCTTACCGGAGGTGTTCTCCCGAAAACTTCGCGAATCATCGCGAAAGGCGCGATGAAGCTTTTCACGTTCATGACTGACACTAATTCAATCTCCGACGAGGATGAATCTG AAGAAGACGACGATGTAGGTAGCTGTGATGATGATGCCCCTTTTGAG GATGGTGCATTTACAGAGACGATCAATGAAGAAGAACCTCAGATTTCAGGGAAGAGCCCAAAATGGGTGATCGAAAAGCTTATTCTTCAGGAGACGTTTTCAAG GGAAGAGTCTGATAAACTGATAGAGATTATTAAGTCACGAGTTGTAGATTTTTCCACCATCGTAGAGGGACAGGGTGCTGGTTTAATGGTGACACCCGTCAGAAGATATG ATACTCCTGAGAGATGCAGTAAAGCTGTCATGGAAGCAAAATCTTGGTTGGAGGAAAAGAAGGCAGGATCAAGTTCCAAGTCTGATATGGGCCATGAACTTTCTGCTTTTGGCTCTGTTCCATTGCAGCAT ATTGCAAATATCGACAAGGGCTCACCTGTGGATATGGCCAAATCATATATGCAAGCTCGTCCCCCCTGGGCCTCTCCTTTAAGGCACTCTGGATCAAGAACAACTTCACCGATGGCTATTGACCTCTTCAAAGATGAAAAACTGTCTTCTGCTGATGGCAGCTCTGTTCCCTCTGCTCAG AAAAGAGGTTCGCTTTCTGCTGGTTCTTGGACTATCCAGGAGGAGATTCGCAAAGTGCGTTCCAAAGCAACAGAAGAGATGTTACGCAGTGTCCCATCCACAAGACTTGATCTTTCCACATTTACTTCAGAGCATAAAAATATCCAAAGTTCAGGTGTGCCTGATGATGGCAGTGACAAAATGCATTTGTCAGAATCTTTACCTGAAACAGAACCTGTAGGTGCATCTGTTAACTTGGTTGCAGGATGTAGTACTACCCATGACCCTAAAG GTTCTGCTTTGGAGATGAAACAGAATAGTTTGCATACTGAATATTTGCCGGCCAATCCAGATGCATCTATTTCTGAACCTAATGAG GATCTAAATGTTAAAGAGGGCACCACCACTTATTCTCACCAGTCAATCAGTTTGGAGCATATGGTCAAGCAGCATGATG CAAATGATATAAATTCAAAATCTGCAAGTATTTCTACGAACAATAATATTACGAACAGTGGACCGCCAAATGCTAATGGTTCAGCATCTCCAAAATCTAG TTTATCAGCAGGTGCTGATATCGAACAACTTCCCAAGGAACTTGACAGCAAGCCAATGACCAGCATTTCTGCAGAAGAAGTCTGTGGCTTTTTAAGTGAAGCGTCTCTTGAAATTCCAGTTGTAAATGACACTGTCGATGGATCCCAGGACTTGCAGGTTTCCACCCACCAAGAAGAGACGAAGAATGGTACGCCAGGTAAGGGAGAGAGAAAATCTGGCAGAATTCAAAGAAAGGGCAGGGGAAGGGGGAAATGA
- the LOC108199740 gene encoding protein KAKU4 isoform X7 — protein MDDTTPYSRAQTAAAGARSGGKIVKSRRLAAARTPYDRPPPPPPQNSTSNWLTGGVLPKTSRIIAKGAMKLFTFMTDTNSISDEDESEEDDDVGSCDDDAPFEKDGAFTETINEEEPQISGKSPKWVIEKLILQETFSREESDKLIEIIKSRVVDFSTIVEGQGAGLMVTPVRRYDTPERCSKAVMEAKSWLEEKKAGSSSKSDMGHELSAFGSVPLQHIANIDKGSPVDMAKSYMQARPPWASPLRHSGSRTTSPMAIDLFKDEKLSSADGSSVPSAQKRGSLSAGSWTIQEEIRKVRSKATEEMLRSVPSTRLDLSTFTSEHKNIQSSGVPDDGSDKMHLSESLPETEPVGASVNLVAGCSTTHDPKGSALEMKQNSLHTEYLPANPDASISEPNEDLNVKEGTTTYSHQSISLEHMVKQHDANDINSKSASISTNNNITNSGPPNANGSASPKSSLSAGADIEQLPKELDSKPMTSISAEEVCGFLSEASLEIPVVNDTVDGSQDLQVSTHQEETKNGTPGKGERKSGRIQRKGRGRGK, from the exons ATGGACGACACAACGCCTTATTCTAGGGCACAAACCGCCGCCGCCGGCGCTAGATCCGGCGGCAAGATCGTAAAATCCCGCCGTCTCGCCGCCGCCAGAACACCCTACGACCGCCCTCCGCCACCGCCGCCGCAGAATTCGACGAGTAATTGGCTTACCGGAGGTGTTCTCCCGAAAACTTCGCGAATCATCGCGAAAGGCGCGATGAAGCTTTTCACGTTCATGACTGACACTAATTCAATCTCCGACGAGGATGAATCTG AAGAAGACGACGATGTAGGTAGCTGTGATGATGATGCCCCTTTTGAG AAGGATGGTGCATTTACAGAGACGATCAATGAAGAAGAACCTCAGATTTCAGGGAAGAGCCCAAAATGGGTGATCGAAAAGCTTATTCTTCAGGAGACGTTTTCAAG GGAAGAGTCTGATAAACTGATAGAGATTATTAAGTCACGAGTTGTAGATTTTTCCACCATCGTAGAGGGACAGGGTGCTGGTTTAATGGTGACACCCGTCAGAAGATATG ATACTCCTGAGAGATGCAGTAAAGCTGTCATGGAAGCAAAATCTTGGTTGGAGGAAAAGAAGGCAGGATCAAGTTCCAAGTCTGATATGGGCCATGAACTTTCTGCTTTTGGCTCTGTTCCATTGCAGCAT ATTGCAAATATCGACAAGGGCTCACCTGTGGATATGGCCAAATCATATATGCAAGCTCGTCCCCCCTGGGCCTCTCCTTTAAGGCACTCTGGATCAAGAACAACTTCACCGATGGCTATTGACCTCTTCAAAGATGAAAAACTGTCTTCTGCTGATGGCAGCTCTGTTCCCTCTGCTCAG AAAAGAGGTTCGCTTTCTGCTGGTTCTTGGACTATCCAGGAGGAGATTCGCAAAGTGCGTTCCAAAGCAACAGAAGAGATGTTACGCAGTGTCCCATCCACAAGACTTGATCTTTCCACATTTACTTCAGAGCATAAAAATATCCAAAGTTCAGGTGTGCCTGATGATGGCAGTGACAAAATGCATTTGTCAGAATCTTTACCTGAAACAGAACCTGTAGGTGCATCTGTTAACTTGGTTGCAGGATGTAGTACTACCCATGACCCTAAAG GTTCTGCTTTGGAGATGAAACAGAATAGTTTGCATACTGAATATTTGCCGGCCAATCCAGATGCATCTATTTCTGAACCTAATGAG GATCTAAATGTTAAAGAGGGCACCACCACTTATTCTCACCAGTCAATCAGTTTGGAGCATATGGTCAAGCAGCATGATG CAAATGATATAAATTCAAAATCTGCAAGTATTTCTACGAACAATAATATTACGAACAGTGGACCGCCAAATGCTAATGGTTCAGCATCTCCAAAATCTAG TTTATCAGCAGGTGCTGATATCGAACAACTTCCCAAGGAACTTGACAGCAAGCCAATGACCAGCATTTCTGCAGAAGAAGTCTGTGGCTTTTTAAGTGAAGCGTCTCTTGAAATTCCAGTTGTAAATGACACTGTCGATGGATCCCAGGACTTGCAGGTTTCCACCCACCAAGAAGAGACGAAGAATGGTACGCCAGGTAAGGGAGAGAGAAAATCTGGCAGAATTCAAAGAAAGGGCAGGGGAAGGGGGAAATGA
- the LOC108199740 gene encoding protein KAKU4 isoform X9, giving the protein MDDTTPYSRAQTAAAGARSGGKIVKSRRLAAARTPYDRPPPPPPQNSTSNWLTGGVLPKTSRIIAKGAMKLFTFMTDTNSISDEDESEDDDVGSCDDDAPFEKDGAFTETINEEEPQISGKSPKWVIEKLILQETFSREESDKLIEIIKSRVVDFSTIVEGQGAGLMVTPVRRYDTPERCSKAVMEAKSWLEEKKAGSSSKSDMGHELSAFGSVPLQHIANIDKGSPVDMAKSYMQARPPWASPLRHSGSRTTSPMAIDLFKDEKLSSADGSSVPSAQKRGSLSAGSWTIQEEIRKVRSKATEEMLRSVPSTRLDLSTFTSEHKNIQSSGVPDDGSDKMHLSESLPETEPVGASVNLVAGCSTTHDPKGSALEMKQNSLHTEYLPANPDASISEPNEDLNVKEGTTTYSHQSISLEHMVKQHDANDINSKSASISTNNNITNSGPPNANGSASPKSSLSAGADIEQLPKELDSKPMTSISAEEVCGFLSEASLEIPVVNDTVDGSQDLQVSTHQEETKNGTPGKGERKSGRIQRKGRGRGK; this is encoded by the exons ATGGACGACACAACGCCTTATTCTAGGGCACAAACCGCCGCCGCCGGCGCTAGATCCGGCGGCAAGATCGTAAAATCCCGCCGTCTCGCCGCCGCCAGAACACCCTACGACCGCCCTCCGCCACCGCCGCCGCAGAATTCGACGAGTAATTGGCTTACCGGAGGTGTTCTCCCGAAAACTTCGCGAATCATCGCGAAAGGCGCGATGAAGCTTTTCACGTTCATGACTGACACTAATTCAATCTCCGACGAGGATGAATCTG AAGACGACGATGTAGGTAGCTGTGATGATGATGCCCCTTTTGAG AAGGATGGTGCATTTACAGAGACGATCAATGAAGAAGAACCTCAGATTTCAGGGAAGAGCCCAAAATGGGTGATCGAAAAGCTTATTCTTCAGGAGACGTTTTCAAG GGAAGAGTCTGATAAACTGATAGAGATTATTAAGTCACGAGTTGTAGATTTTTCCACCATCGTAGAGGGACAGGGTGCTGGTTTAATGGTGACACCCGTCAGAAGATATG ATACTCCTGAGAGATGCAGTAAAGCTGTCATGGAAGCAAAATCTTGGTTGGAGGAAAAGAAGGCAGGATCAAGTTCCAAGTCTGATATGGGCCATGAACTTTCTGCTTTTGGCTCTGTTCCATTGCAGCAT ATTGCAAATATCGACAAGGGCTCACCTGTGGATATGGCCAAATCATATATGCAAGCTCGTCCCCCCTGGGCCTCTCCTTTAAGGCACTCTGGATCAAGAACAACTTCACCGATGGCTATTGACCTCTTCAAAGATGAAAAACTGTCTTCTGCTGATGGCAGCTCTGTTCCCTCTGCTCAG AAAAGAGGTTCGCTTTCTGCTGGTTCTTGGACTATCCAGGAGGAGATTCGCAAAGTGCGTTCCAAAGCAACAGAAGAGATGTTACGCAGTGTCCCATCCACAAGACTTGATCTTTCCACATTTACTTCAGAGCATAAAAATATCCAAAGTTCAGGTGTGCCTGATGATGGCAGTGACAAAATGCATTTGTCAGAATCTTTACCTGAAACAGAACCTGTAGGTGCATCTGTTAACTTGGTTGCAGGATGTAGTACTACCCATGACCCTAAAG GTTCTGCTTTGGAGATGAAACAGAATAGTTTGCATACTGAATATTTGCCGGCCAATCCAGATGCATCTATTTCTGAACCTAATGAG GATCTAAATGTTAAAGAGGGCACCACCACTTATTCTCACCAGTCAATCAGTTTGGAGCATATGGTCAAGCAGCATGATG CAAATGATATAAATTCAAAATCTGCAAGTATTTCTACGAACAATAATATTACGAACAGTGGACCGCCAAATGCTAATGGTTCAGCATCTCCAAAATCTAG TTTATCAGCAGGTGCTGATATCGAACAACTTCCCAAGGAACTTGACAGCAAGCCAATGACCAGCATTTCTGCAGAAGAAGTCTGTGGCTTTTTAAGTGAAGCGTCTCTTGAAATTCCAGTTGTAAATGACACTGTCGATGGATCCCAGGACTTGCAGGTTTCCACCCACCAAGAAGAGACGAAGAATGGTACGCCAGGTAAGGGAGAGAGAAAATCTGGCAGAATTCAAAGAAAGGGCAGGGGAAGGGGGAAATGA